ccccacctcatcctccgtcACATAGCCCTCGGAACAGACCTCTTCGCCCTCCCGTTGATAAACGCCGTATCCGACGCTGGTTTAGCCCTAAACTTCACCTTCCCcgcccctccctctcctgggAGCCCCCCCCTTCCATTGGCAGTcgacctctccctcccctctttCAGCACATCCgtcacccccctctccgagTCCTGCACCTGCTACGCCTGCAAAAGCCACCACAAATCctacatccaccacctcctccaagcaCGCGAGATGCTAGGATGGAcactcctccaaatccacaACCACGCGACCATGTCCGCCTTTTTCGGCGGGATCCAGCGGTCGATCAAGGATGCTACCTTTGAAGACGAGAGGTTGAGTTTCAGCAGGGCGTACGACAGCGAGATGCccgcgggggtgggggagaggccgaggatgagggggtaCCAGTATAAGAGtcagggaggggaggagaatgccgggaaaaagaagaataaGCCTGCATGGCAAAAGGAACTGGCGGTTGAGGATGACAAAGTCGAGGTACCGGAGACAGATGGAGGGAGGGAATTacaggagaagggggttggggaggtggtaaAGGGGTCAGGTAGATGAAGCCAAATAGACCTGGAGatgggaagaaaaaagaataataaataaaaaataaaaatataAAAAACAATATCTTTCCTTTTGTGTCAAAGTCCTGGTCCAAGAGATGAATCTCGTCACCGGTAGATACATCCATCCATGTTTTGATAAAACACTCAAAACCACCTTTTAATCACTACCTATCCAATATTTCTACCCTTTTCCACATGTCACACACCGCAGCAAGTTATATacaacccccaaacacccCAATCACCCAGACAAAACATGAACCATCAAACCACACCCTATTCATTACAACCCTTTATATACCCTATaataacaaaaaaaaagaaaaagaaaaaaaaaaccttaTCCTATCTCTCTACGCCTTTCCCTAGTTTCCTAATTTTTTTGGGGTTTTAaccctctcccgccccttCCCATATTGTGCCCCACCACCGTTATCCTTCCCCTTTACTCATTCATAGCAGGCAGGATGTTCTCCCTAGCTTTAGACACCGCCTTCAATCCGGCAACCCGCATCCCCCTCCTGGGTCGCTCTTGTAGCTGCAACAGGCCCAAGACTCCCTGTCGGTGTTCCCTTTGTGGACTACTACTCAGCATGGCGCTGATTCGTGACGTATACCTTCCCGCGCTGGCTGGCGTGGCGGGAGTAGCTGGGCTAGGGGTTGCTGGGATAGGAGCAGGAATGGTGGGTCGAGTAGGACTGGTAGGTCGGGAGGGAGTAGCTGGCTCCAGAGAAACATGCGCGGGCCTAATAGCAGGAGTTGGTGCCGTTACAGGAGTTGGGaccggagcaggagcaggagcaacagccgcagcagcagcagcagcagcaacaggactatgaaccaccaccgtctccatcccctcctccccatcaccaggaGCAGCACCCGTCCGATGGATAATAACCGTGctggcccctcccccctccaccacagACCCCGTATCAGGCGTAACAGGtgacgggggtggtgccGGCGGCAGCATACTCCCATcactcccaccactcccaccactcccaccaacaccaaccccggGCGTCCTAGGATCCGggatcctccccctctgcctctgATGCAACAGATACTGCTGGTGATGCAGCCTCTGCTGCAACAGCTGCTGTTGACTTCTTCCACCtgcacaaccaccaccaccaccagcagtCTTAGCAGGCGACGGACTCAACCCGctccccccagcccccccatcatccaccacctcatgatacaccctcttcttcatcggcGAGTCACCTTTCTAAGGCCACCTCCCCTTATTgtcccccccatcccgtccCCCAGCCGGCAGGTTCACATCCGAAACCGACTCCATCCTCGAAATCGAACTCggcgccctcgccctcctgaCTTTATTCCCGCTCTGTCCAGACGTGGCCGTCGTAGCTGTCGTCCCGCTGCTCCCAGTAGACAAACTAGTCGATCCGCTCCCCCCACTGGCATCCCGCTCCCTCTCTATCCTTTCCAGCCTCTCCCCTAACCTATCAGCACCGTCCTGCCTCGCAGACTGGCTGAACCTctcactgctgctgctgtcttgcCGGGCACTCTGGCTAAAATAACTCCGGCTCTGGGAGTGACTATCCCTTCTGGCTTGGTGCCCAAACGCGGCAGAGCTACTGCTCGGTCTGTTGGAACTGCTCGGGTTCACAAGATTGAAACCCGTTGCTGATAAAAAGCTAGAGCTTGTCGGGCTGGCAGAGTACTGCGACGCTCCCGTGATGGAGATCGACGATCCAGATCGTAACCGGCCCATGACGTGCTCCCGACTGCTAAGAGAAGAATCACTCCTCTCTGCCCTCATAGCGGTAATAGGCATCGACGCCGCAGTCGACAAGCTCGGCCGTGTAAAATGCGAATGGctcgtcctcggcaaccGACTCTTCACCCCCGACCCAGAAGACGGACTCATCGCCAACCCGGCCGCCGTGGCATCTTGGCTCACCCTCCTAGGTATGCTCGTCGCCGCCACGGCCCCTTCTCTACTCCTCGGCCGAAACAACGCCGCCTCCCTATCCTGcgccaaccccaccaccgtcctctTCGGCGTACTATTCGCAACCTCGATGTAAGCCGCCGCACTCGAGCTCGACTGGCTAGCCCGATGCCCCGTCGGTGTATGcggcccaccaccactaccgctCAAGTGCAAGCCCCCAGGCGGCGTATAACTGGtattcctcctcggcccactcctgctcctccccgCACCCACCCCCGCTCCTCCTACCGACCCCCCCATCGACCCCTGAACACTgttccccaaccccaacccactcAACGCCAGCGCCTCATGCTGCAGGTCATTGCCAAAGTGAGCCCTCACCAGCTCCCCAGCCAAATTCCTAACCAGCACCGCCGGGTCCTTATCCGCCAACCCCTGAATATCATCAAACAACGCTCTCAACTGCTTCCCCGTGTTGGACGAGCTGTTGGACGACATACTCAAATTATGCGCCTCGCACCCATCCATAATATTCCTCACCAGCCTCAGCAGATtcagcctcaccaccgccttctTATGCCCCAGCTTCTGGGCAATCCCGGCGTACATCTCCGCCTTGGCCAGACTCGCCGCCACGGCAGGACTCAGCCTCAAGACTTTGAGCAACGGCTCCAAAAGGTTCGGATCAAAAGCATTCGCCCTGGCAGGGTTAAAACAGCTCACAATAGCCGTCATAAACATACCATCCATCAAGTGGCTCTCCACCTTggccgtctcctcctgcaGCCAGACATGGATCGCATCCAGCGCCGTGACTTGCCAGTACTGATCAGCTAGCAGGGTAACGTAAAACTCCAATCCGTGATTCTGCCAGAgatacctcctccccttgctGCCGGAATGTGCCATATCGCAGAGAATAGGCAGGACAAACTCCTTTGGTGGGCGGTCCGTCTTCATGATTTTGAGGAGTAGCGGAATAATCCCATTGCTGGCGGCATATTCTTGGCGTTCTTTGCTTAGTCGACAAAGATTGAACATGGTGTTGAGGACTTGGTTCGAGATCTCGCGGAAGTGCTTCTGtcccttcttcatcgagAGACTCAGCACATCAATCAAGAAATCAATCGCATCGGCCGAGTGAAGTGCATCCAAAACCGCAGAGCACTGCGACATGTTCTTGATGAACTTGAGCATCGTGATCTGATGTGCTGGTGTCATCCGTCTCAGATCCTTGAGGACCGCTTTTCAGATCATTAGCAACCCTTTTCTccgtaaaaaaaaaaaaaaaaaaaaaaaaataaaaaaaaaaaaaaaaaaaaaaaaaaaaaggatgggagggggggggaactTACTCTTCAAAACCTGCCTCTCAGCCACAACCTCCTTCACATACGCCTCCGCCTGGGAAAACAGATAAAAAATCCCCAcaatcctcccctccaccaactcgcTCAGCTCATCCCCCCGCTCCTCGTCCAGCACCTTGTGCAATATCGCTGCCAGCGGATCCAAAATCTTGCTCCTGCTGAAAATCCGGCAGAAATCATTCTTCGGCGTCGGCCCCTGCAGCTCAAACACATTCCATATGCCATTCACCCCAATCAGCACCAGATCCTGACTCGTCTCATAGTCCTCGTCCAGAAACTCCACCAAGACATTCAACCCGCCCGCGCTGACAAACATTTGCAATGTCAGGGTAGAAGTCTGATACATCTGCCTCACAAACGCCGCAGCCTCGAGCCGAATCTCATTCGAGTATTGTCTGGCGGCAAACTTGGTGACGATCGGTATCCCACCGACGAAGCACAAGTTCTCTTGCAACtccacatcatcaaggatAATCTACCCCTTTGTTAGTCCCCTTCCCACGACACCCAATTCACAAAACTCACCGCATTAACaatcctcaacaaccccaacaccatgcCCCCCCGACTCTTAACCCCAcacccctccaaaatctcCAATATCGGCAGCAGCCCATGCGCCCCCATGATCagccccttcacctcctcccccccctcccacaaatACGCCAGCAAATCCTCGGccagctcccccaacacctcctcatcttccacctGCCTCATCTTGGACAAACTCTTCACCAAActctccaccttctccgCCATCCTAGCATGTCGATCTCTCGCAATATTCGCCGCCAAATCCATCTCGTCCATCCACCCCGGCTCCTCCATCATGGCAAACGGatcgtcctcgtccccgtcgtcgtccccaAGCCAGCTGCTATTCGACAGCTTACTCAGcaccagctgctgctgctgctgctgaccatCTTCACTCCCCCTATCACTTTCTTCAGCCGTCGCCTCGTTCTTCAAGAAAGACGTCGCGTTATCAGTCCCCGGGACAACGCCAAATATATCCGAGAAATCCTCGTCCTGCTCGTCCTCGGCGAACTTTGTAATCTCCACTTGTGATCTCGTCCTTCGAACAGGCGGTTCAGGCGGCTGTAACGACGACCCCGTCGTTGCTGGCGGTCTCGAGGAGTTAGGTCTCCTTATGCTAGCCCCCAAGGGAGattgctggtgttgagtgGCCGATCTCGGTGGAGGACTGGTGAGATCCGAGGGGTGGAACAGCTGTGGAGCTTCCTATAAAAATCATTAATAGTTAGTCTCTATTTATTGATCTTATCTCCTCAATGTCCACAGTAAACATGGTCATTCTCCTCAGCACAATAGAAAAAACATACCTTGACAACCCCCAATCTCCTGTCAAAAACCCCCTCGTTATCCGCAAACAAATCGGAATAATCATTGTCCCCCGACTGCTCCCGATACAGCAAATCTGGCCTCGGCGGTAGCTCAAACTTGCCGTTGTTCCCCAACAACTGCTGTTTCGTCGGTGACTTTGACACCCTGCTATCCCTGCTCCTCTGCCTCCGATGCTTCTCACTCAACCGGTCACTGCTCTTCTTCGGCAGCGGCCGTATCGTCTGCTCCTGCGCATCAAAGCTTTCAGACCAGTGCTTTGGCCCTTTGATCGTCAGCAGCTCCCCCTCAAAGTTATCATCCCAGTTTTCCGAGTCCTGGTGGCTGTCAATAGAAGCAAACGCCTTGAGCCGGTCGCTggacaacaaccccccaaagtTATCCTGCCCCTTGATATGCGGGAGGTGAAGAGCCGTGGGCGAGATAGCAGACGCAAAGTCGTTGTCCcagttgtcgtcgtcgggtaCCTCTGGTGATCTGAACGCATCGGGAGTAGGTCTCTGCTTCGTCACCAGCGTCAAGGGGCCCCTGATATTCGTAGCCAGGTTCGGCCGCTGGCTGATCGGGCCGTTGCTCTGATCAGACCCAATCGAGACTCTCATGTTGTGCTCCGAAGACCTGAGAGCCTTATTCCACTGCTtaacctcctcaaccgcctGGTTGAAGTTGGCAGGTGGTCTCGACACCGGAGCGTCCGTCCTCCTGCACCCAATAATCCACGGGTGCTTCATCAGCTTCTTCGCCGTAACCCTCAGATTCGGATCTTTCTGAAAACAAGCCATAAGAAAGTCCCTCGCAACCTATTCCACCCAAATCATTAGCCCTCCCCCGAAACCCGTCCTACCCCAAAGAAAAACTTACCGGAGACACCCCCTCAGGCAAAGGAGGGTGATCATCATTAACAATGGCAAACAGCGCCGGCATAGCCGCCAAGTTATGATACGGCGGCTTCCCCTGCAGCAGCTCAATAACCGTACACCCGACGCTCCAGATATCGCTCGCCGACGTCGCACCCGACAGCTGAATAATCTCTGGCGCCATCCAGTACGGGGTCCCCACCACCTGAGCCTCCTTGTCGTTCCCCGTCATGAACTGGCTCGTCGAAACGCCAAAGTCGGCCAGCTTGACCGTCCCATCCTTGGTCGTCAGTATATTCGCCCCCTTGATGTCCCTGTGAATCACACCCTGGTCGTGCAGATACTGCAAGCCCTGTAGGACCTGAGCCATGTACACTCCCACCAAGTTCTCGGGAAACTTTCCGTACGCCTTGCAAATCGAATGCAGTGATCCATTTTCGCAGTACCTAAAATACGAGTCAGCCGTCTCCCCATTCCCTCCGTAACAAACAAAAAACTCACTCAAGGATGATATTCAAGCACTCGGCCGTCTTGACAAACCCGACATACTTGACGATATTCGGATGCTGTACCACCCTTGTCAGCCTTTTCCCCCTTACCCCTAACCCCTACCCATGCATCACAACTCACATTAAGATTCTTCAACAAATCGATTTCAACCTGCAGATCAATAACCCATTAGCAAAGCCCCGGCATTCCCCCAGTCttgtcccaccaccacccctctcGGTCCGGTATCTTCTCAGCCAAACCTACCTCAACCATACGCAGCTCAC
The sequence above is a segment of the Podospora pseudocomata strain CBS 415.72m chromosome 2 map unlocalized CBS415.72m_2, whole genome shotgun sequence genome. Coding sequences within it:
- the CDC15 gene encoding Protein kinase of the Mitotic Exit Network (EggNog:ENOG503NU2U; COG:T) yields the protein MAPPPPPPPPIGTSGSDRAAAAYHQGGGNGGKLQQQQQQQAVVGSSKTPGTPRREQSYRLEKPVQDPGLKDYRLGDCIGKGAFGSVYKAFNWGTGEAVAVKQIKLVDVPKSELRMVEVEIDLLKNLNHPNIVKYVGFVKTAECLNIILEYCENGSLHSICKAYGKFPENLVGVYMAQVLQGLQYLHDQGVIHRDIKGANILTTKDGTVKLADFGVSTSQFMTGNDKEAQVVGTPYWMAPEIIQLSGATSASDIWSVGCTVIELLQGKPPYHNLAAMPALFAIVNDDHPPLPEGVSPVARDFLMACFQKDPNLRVTAKKLMKHPWIIGCRRTDAPVSRPPANFNQAVEEVKQWNKALRSSEHNMRVSIGSDQSNGPISQRPNLATNIRGPLTLVTKQRPTPDAFRSPEVPDDDNWDNDFASAISPTALHLPHIKGQDNFGGLLSSDRLKAFASIDSHQDSENWDDNFEGELLTIKGPKHWSESFDAQEQTIRPLPKKSSDRLSEKHRRQRSRDSRVSKSPTKQQLLGNNGKFELPPRPDLLYREQSGDNDYSDLFADNEGVFDRRLGVVKEAPQLFHPSDLTSPPPRSATQHQQSPLGASIRRPNSSRPPATTGSSLQPPEPPVRRTRSQVEITKFAEDEQDEDFSDIFGVVPGTDNATSFLKNEATAEESDRGSEDGQQQQQQLVLSKLSNSSWLGDDDGDEDDPFAMMEEPGWMDEMDLAANIARDRHARMAEKVESLVKSLSKMRQVEDEEVLGELAEDLLAYLWEGGEEVKGLIMGAHGLLPILEILEGCGVKSRGGMVLGLLRIVNAIILDDVELQENLCFVGGIPIVTKFAARQYSNEIRLEAAAFVRQMYQTSTLTLQMFVSAGGLNVLVEFLDEDYETSQDLVLIGVNGIWNVFELQGPTPKNDFCRIFSRSKILDPLAAILHKVLDEERGDELSELVEGRIVGIFYLFSQAEAYVKEVVAERQVLKTVLKDLRRMTPAHQITMLKFIKNMSQCSAVLDALHSADAIDFLIDVLSLSMKKGQKHFREISNQVLNTMFNLCRLSKERQEYAASNGIIPLLLKIMKTDRPPKEFVLPILCDMAHSGSKGRRYLWQNHGLEFYVTLLADQYWQVTALDAIHVWLQEETAKVESHLMDGMFMTAIVSCFNPARANAFDPNLLEPLLKVLRLSPAVAASLAKAEMYAGIAQKLGHKKAVVRLNLLRLVRNIMDGCEAHNLSMSSNSSSNTGKQLRALFDDIQGLADKDPAVLVRNLAGELVRAHFGNDLQHEALALSGLGLGNSVQGSMGGSVGGAGVGAGRSRSGPRRNTSYTPPGGLHLSGSGGGPHTPTGHRASQSSSSAAAYIEVANSTPKRTVVGLAQDREAALFRPRSREGAVAATSIPRRVSQDATAAGLAMSPSSGSGVKSRLPRTSHSHFTRPSLSTAASMPITAMRAERSDSSLSSREHVMGRLRSGSSISITGASQYSASPTSSSFLSATGFNLVNPSSSNRPSSSSAAFGHQARRDSHSQSRSYFSQSARQDSSSSERFSQSARQDGADRLGERLERIERERDASGGSGSTSLSTGSSGTTATTATSGQSGNKVRRARAPSSISRMESVSDVNLPAGGRDGGDNKGRWP